In Capsicum annuum cultivar UCD-10X-F1 chromosome 7, UCD10Xv1.1, whole genome shotgun sequence, one genomic interval encodes:
- the LOC107878815 gene encoding poly(A)-specific ribonuclease PARN isoform X2, with translation MDESSDSVFGLREDADFPLVRMADVLFAERMKNTIREWRDSLLSKGSSSSEIKQTSTGSSQRFQMVFFKTRPGLALSGFTSRQLRVIKAVTKKHFKDLAYIRVAGEATSPRQLIVYTDSNDDRDLLMKEVKDGLRKEAEIKVRSAVGFRHVIDLLSSERKLIVGHNCFLDMAHIYSKFIGPLPSTAEDYVSSFQKFFPSIIDTKILLNANGVFRQRLDKNSTSLSKAFVSICPQIALGVKTSGLADRPCVEVEVQVDEKRSSNWNSGAKHEAGYDAFMTGCIFAQACNHLGIDFTLHVLAGDLAKESKLQNYINRLYLSWISGDVIDLSTGICTTDSSASSNLKSRYQELSFPSIVLLWGFPAKLKAREIRACIAQAFGPNSVSTVFHLDESAVFIQFSKPELVSKFMEIKETLSRNNDPISVLHPLSNILNGEYTHAATYDVYRQICSSSISKILFADQAEAVIIKHKTVLSRGKQGNQVFDKENEVSALDEKVDDPMSPPYGYSETEKSAESFYLDEILASK, from the exons ATGGATGAATCATCAGATTCCGTGTTTGGCTTGAGAGAAGACGCAGACTTCCCATTGGTTAGGATGGCAGATGTTCTATTTGCTGAGAGAATGAAGAACACAATAAGGGAATGGCGTGATAGTTTGTTAAGTAAGGGTAGCAGTAGCTCTGAAATTAAACAAACATCAACTGGTTCAAGTCAGAGATTTCAAATGGTTTTCTTCAAGACCCGTCCAGGCCTTGCCCTTAGTGGTTTTACTTCTCGCCAACTAAGGGTGATTAAAGCG GTCACTAAAAAGCATTTCAAAGATCTTGCCTATATCCGAGTCGCAGGTGAAGCAACATCTCCACGGCAATTGATTGTCTATACAGATTCCAATGATGACAGGGATCTACTGATG AAAGAGGTGAAGGACGGCCTTCGTAAAGAAGCAGAAATAAAGGTCAGATCTGCTGTTGGATTTCGGCATgttattgatcttctttcatCAGAGCGGAAGTTGATTGTCGGTCACAATTGCTTTCTTG ATATGGCGCATATATACAGTAAATTCATTGGCCCACTGCCTTCAACCGCTGAGGACTATGTATCTTCCTTTCAGAAGTTCTTTCCTTCCATAATTGACACCAAAATACTCTTGAATGCAAACGGTGTTTTTCGACAGAGATTGGATAAAAACAGCACCTCACTATCCAAAGCGTTTGTTTCCATCTGTCCTCAAATTGCTTTAGGTGTCAAAACATCTGGTTTGGCTGATAGACCGTGTGTAGAAGTGGAGGTTCAAGTAGATGAAAAAAG ATCCTCGAACTGGAACTCAGGAGCCAAGCATGAAGCTGGCTATGATGCATTCATGACTGGATGCATTTTTGCACAGGCGTGCAATCATCTAGGCATTGATTTCACCCTCCATGTGCTTGCTGGAGATTTAGCCAAGGAGTCAAAGCTTCAGAATTATATCAATCGCCTTTACCTTAGCTGGATTAGTGGAGACGTTATTGATCTAAGTACTGGGATATGTACGACAGACTCCTCAGCTTCTAGTAACCTCAAAAGCCGGTACCAGGAGCTTTCATTTCCTAGCATCGTTCTGCTGTGGGGATTCCCAGCTAAACTAAAAGCGAGGGAGATAAGAGCTTGTATAGCACAAGCCTTTGGCCCAAATTCTGTTTCCACCGTCTTCCATTTGGATGAAAGTGCCGTCTTTATTCAGTTTAGCAAGCCAGAACTGGTTTCTAAGTTTATGGAAATAAAGGAAACCCTAAGTAGGAACAATGATCCTATTTCAGTGTTGCATCCTCTTTCAAATATTCTAAATGGTGAATACACTCACGCAGCTACCTACGATGTATATCGACAAATATGCAGTTCATCCATCTCAAAGATATTATTCGCAGATCAGGCTGAAGCTGTTATTATCAAACACAAAACAGTCTTGTCCAGGGGAAAGCAGGGAAACCAAGTATTTGACAAAGAAAACGAAGTTAGTGCACTTGACGAGAAAGTAGATGATCCGATGAGTCCACCATATGGCTACTCTGAAACAGAAAAATCAGCGGAGTCTTTTTATCTCGATGAAATCTTGGCGAGTAAATAG